The following are encoded together in the Benincasa hispida cultivar B227 unplaced genomic scaffold, ASM972705v1 Contig945, whole genome shotgun sequence genome:
- the LOC120070116 gene encoding dehydrogenase/reductase SDR family member on chromosome X-like isoform X1 translates to MSDDSYLGFRRMGSMKTELKKAWQFLMSTEFWRMAVLWNLSILYSYLLLLSQRFLSFSINHRSETYYSHERDSPRSSEAVMPLCIITGATSGLGAAAALALSKRGFYVVLAGRSRHLLLKTMSEIKRQNEKALLKAFQVDLLSIQSILNFKNSLQLWLQDSKMHPSVQLLINNAGILATSSRFTSEGYDQMMATNYVGPFFLTQMLLPLLKNSPFPSRIVNVSSFTHRCVFDVQVDEYTVCGKCFSGLDQYPCSSIYEYSKLCLLLFSYELHRKLSLENGSHKLTVIVADPGVVKTNIMREVPTYLSKVALTILRLLRLLQLPKDGVDSILDAALASPETSGVYFFGGKGRMVKSSARSYNTKLAEELWETSSNLFLKSQIAMEGGTSS, encoded by the exons ATGTCTGATGACTCATACTTAGGATTTCGGAGGATGGGTTCAATGAAAACAGAGTTGAAAAAGGCTTGGCAGTTTTTAATGTCAACTGAGTTTTGGAGGATGGCTGTGCTGTGGAATCTCTCTATCCTCTATTCTTACTTGCTGCTACTCTCTCAAagatttctctctttctctattAACCACAGATCTGAAACATACTACTCCCATGAAAGGGATTCTCCTCGCTCCTCAGAAGCTGTCATGCCCCTCTGCATTATCACCGGT GCTACTTCTGGATTGGGTGCAGCTGCTGCTCTTGCTCTTTCTAAACGTGGTTTCTATGTAGTTCTTG CTGGACGGTCAAGGCATTTGTTATTGAAG ACAATGTCAGAGATAAAAAGACAGAATGAAAAAGCCCTTCTTAAAGCTTTTCAAGTCGATCTTTTATCCATTCAGTCAATCTTGAATTTCAAGAATTCCCTTCAGCTTTGGCTGCAAGACTCTAAAATGCATCCTTCAGTGCAACTTTTGATTAATAATGCTGGGATATTGGCAACGTCATCTAGATTTACATCGGAAGGCTACGACCA GATGATGGCTACAAATTATGTCGGTCCGTTCTTTTTGACTCAAATGTTATTGCCACTCCTGAAGAACAGCCCTTTTCCATCTAGGATTGTGAACGTCTCATCCTTTACGCATAGATGTG TTTTTGATGTTCAGGTTGACGAGTATACTGTATGTGGGAAGTGCTTCAGTGGATTGGATCAATATCCATGTTCTAGTATCTATGAGTATTCTAAAT TATGCTTACTGTTGTTCTCCTATGAGCTTCACCGAAAACTTTCCTTAGAGAATGGATCTCATAAATTAACTGTCAT TGTAGCGGATCCTGGAGTAGTCAAAACGAACATCATGAGAGAAGTTCCTACATATCTATCTAAAGTAGCACTTACAATATTGAGGCTTTTGAGACTTCTACAACTACCTAAAGATGGTGTCGACTCCATTTTGGATGCAGCCCTTGCATCACCT GAAACATCTGGGGTATACTTTTTCGGTGGAAAGGGTAGAATGGTCAAATCCTCTGCTCGGTCGTACAACACAAAACTTGCCGAGGAGCTTTGGGAAACGTCGTCAAATCTCTTTCTAAAATCCCAGATTGCTATGGAAGGAGGAACCAGTTCTTAA
- the LOC120070116 gene encoding dehydrogenase/reductase SDR family member on chromosome X-like isoform X2 encodes MGSMKTELKKAWQFLMSTEFWRMAVLWNLSILYSYLLLLSQRFLSFSINHRSETYYSHERDSPRSSEAVMPLCIITGATSGLGAAAALALSKRGFYVVLAGRSRHLLLKTMSEIKRQNEKALLKAFQVDLLSIQSILNFKNSLQLWLQDSKMHPSVQLLINNAGILATSSRFTSEGYDQMMATNYVGPFFLTQMLLPLLKNSPFPSRIVNVSSFTHRCVFDVQVDEYTVCGKCFSGLDQYPCSSIYEYSKLCLLLFSYELHRKLSLENGSHKLTVIVADPGVVKTNIMREVPTYLSKVALTILRLLRLLQLPKDGVDSILDAALASPETSGVYFFGGKGRMVKSSARSYNTKLAEELWETSSNLFLKSQIAMEGGTSS; translated from the exons ATGGGTTCAATGAAAACAGAGTTGAAAAAGGCTTGGCAGTTTTTAATGTCAACTGAGTTTTGGAGGATGGCTGTGCTGTGGAATCTCTCTATCCTCTATTCTTACTTGCTGCTACTCTCTCAAagatttctctctttctctattAACCACAGATCTGAAACATACTACTCCCATGAAAGGGATTCTCCTCGCTCCTCAGAAGCTGTCATGCCCCTCTGCATTATCACCGGT GCTACTTCTGGATTGGGTGCAGCTGCTGCTCTTGCTCTTTCTAAACGTGGTTTCTATGTAGTTCTTG CTGGACGGTCAAGGCATTTGTTATTGAAG ACAATGTCAGAGATAAAAAGACAGAATGAAAAAGCCCTTCTTAAAGCTTTTCAAGTCGATCTTTTATCCATTCAGTCAATCTTGAATTTCAAGAATTCCCTTCAGCTTTGGCTGCAAGACTCTAAAATGCATCCTTCAGTGCAACTTTTGATTAATAATGCTGGGATATTGGCAACGTCATCTAGATTTACATCGGAAGGCTACGACCA GATGATGGCTACAAATTATGTCGGTCCGTTCTTTTTGACTCAAATGTTATTGCCACTCCTGAAGAACAGCCCTTTTCCATCTAGGATTGTGAACGTCTCATCCTTTACGCATAGATGTG TTTTTGATGTTCAGGTTGACGAGTATACTGTATGTGGGAAGTGCTTCAGTGGATTGGATCAATATCCATGTTCTAGTATCTATGAGTATTCTAAAT TATGCTTACTGTTGTTCTCCTATGAGCTTCACCGAAAACTTTCCTTAGAGAATGGATCTCATAAATTAACTGTCAT TGTAGCGGATCCTGGAGTAGTCAAAACGAACATCATGAGAGAAGTTCCTACATATCTATCTAAAGTAGCACTTACAATATTGAGGCTTTTGAGACTTCTACAACTACCTAAAGATGGTGTCGACTCCATTTTGGATGCAGCCCTTGCATCACCT GAAACATCTGGGGTATACTTTTTCGGTGGAAAGGGTAGAATGGTCAAATCCTCTGCTCGGTCGTACAACACAAAACTTGCCGAGGAGCTTTGGGAAACGTCGTCAAATCTCTTTCTAAAATCCCAGATTGCTATGGAAGGAGGAACCAGTTCTTAA
- the LOC120070115 gene encoding protein COP1 SUPPRESSOR 2 — protein MNQQYKKKNFRRRNCYDSEDGGDGESSVTTKSEEEEEEHRMALEEVKFLQKQRERRAGIPAVPPVSSQTTTTGAGGASSGGGLVRKSTDASSKIGGGGGNKNENAGGEGDKDDLVLQDTFAQETAVMVEDPNMLKYIEQELAKKRGRTVETEAAENDLKQAEDELYKIPEHLKVKRRNSNESSTQWTTGIAEVQLPIEYKLKNIEETEAAKKLLQEKRFVGRSKSEFSIPSSYSADYFHRGRDYAEKLRREHPELYKDRSLQDDGSGSKPTDTGGSEAAGQRQAATDEFMLERFRKRERHRVMRR, from the exons atgaatcaacaatacaaaAAGAAGAATTTCCGGAGAAGGAATTGTTATGATTCAGAAGATGGAGGAGACGGGGAAAGCTCCGTTACCACCAAATcggaggaggaggaagaagagcaCAGGATGGCATTGGAGGAGGTAAAATTTCTGCAGAAACAGAGGGAGAGGAGGGCCGGAATTCCTGCAGTTCCTCCAGTATCGTCGCAGACCACCACCACCGGTGCTGGCGGCGCTAGCAGCGGCGGCGGTCTTGTTAGGAAATCCACTGACGCCAGCAGTAAAATTGGTGGCGGCGGGGGCAATAAGAATGAAAACGCGGGAGGCGAAGGCGACAAGGATGATTTGGTCCTTCAGGATACCTTCGCTCAGGAAACTGCCGTCATGGTTGAAGATCCCAATAT GTTGAAGTATATCGAACAAGAACTTGCAAAGAAAAGGGGAAGGACTGTGGAGACTGAAGCCGCTGAGAATGATTTGAAACAGGCAGAAGATGAACTATACAAAATCCCAGAGCATCTTAAA GTGAAAAGACGAAATTCTAATGAAAGCTCCACTCAGTGGACTACAGGGATTGCAGAGGTTCAGCTTCCAATCGA ATACAAGTTGAAGAACATTGAGGAAACCGAGGCCGCTAAAAAGCTTTTGCAGGAAAAGAGATTTGTGGGTCGGTCGAAATCAGAGTTTAGCATCCCCTCAAGTTATAGTGCTGATTATTTTCACCGTGGCAGGGATTATGCTGAAAAACTTAGAAGAG AACATCCTGAGCTATACAAGGATAGAAGTTTGCAAGATGATGGTTCTGGCTCCAAACCAACTGATACTGGTGGCTCAGAGGCTGCAGGGCAAAGGCAGGCTGCCACAGATGAGTTCATGTTAGAACGCTTCCGGAAACGGGAACGCCATCGTGTTATGCGGAGATAA